The Panicum virgatum strain AP13 chromosome 5K, P.virgatum_v5, whole genome shotgun sequence genome has a window encoding:
- the LOC120710164 gene encoding aspartyl protease family protein 2-like: MALRSLLLPLLLLVSFGASATQPPRTLHVPVVHRDAVSPPAPGPSLGGLLLRRHGADAGHYTVQLASLHPTAAGADDRLRSPVLSGLPFDSGEYFAVIGVGDPSTRALVVIDTGSDLIWLQCAPCHHCYRQLTPLYDPRSSSTHRRIPCASPRCRDALRYPGCDARTGGCVYKVRYGDGSASSGDLATDRLVFPNDTHVHNVTLGCGHDNGGLFESAAGLLGVGRGNLSFPTQVAAAYGRVFSYCLGDRMSRAKDSSSHLVFGRAPELPSTAFTPLRTNPRRPSLYYVDMVGFSVGGERVTGFSSASLALDPATGRGGIVVDSGTAISRFARDAYAAVRDAFNSRAAAGGMRKLAANFSVFDACYDLRGRGHATVRVPSIVLHFAGGVDMALPPANYLVPVEGSDRRTYFCLGLQAADDGLNVLGNVQQQGFGVVFDVERERIGFAPNGCSA, translated from the coding sequence ATGGCGTTGCGCAGCCTActgctccctctcctcctcctcgtctcctTCGGCGCCAGCGCCACCCAACCACCAAGAACGCTCCACGTCCCCGTCGTCCACCGCGACGCGGTCTCCCCGCCCGCGCCCGGCCCCTCGCtgggcggcctcctcctccgccgccacggAGCCGACGCCGGCCATTACACCGTGCAGCTGGCGTCCCTCCACccgaccgccgccggcgccgacgaccgGCTCCGCTCCCCCGTCCTCTCGGGCCTCCCTTTCGACAGCGGCGAGTACTTCGCGGTCATCGGCGTGGGCGACCCGTCCACGCGCGCGCTCGTCGTCATCGACACCGGCAGCGACCTCATCTGGCTCCAGTGCGCGCCCTGCCACCACTGCTACCGCCAGCTGACCCCGCTCTACGACCCGCGGAGCTCCAGCACGCACCGGCGGATCCCCTGCGCCTCGCCGCGGTGCCGCGACGCCCTCCGGTACCCCGGCTGCGACGCCCGCACCGGTGGCTGCGTCTACAAGGTGAGGTACGGCGACGGCTCCGCCTCCAGCGGCGACCTCGCCACCGACAGGCTCGTCTTCCCCAACGACACGCACGTCCACAACGTCACGCTCGGGTGCGGCCACGACAACGGGGGGCTGTTCGAGTCGGCGGCCGGGCTGCTCGGCGTCGGCCGGGGAAACCTGTCCTTCCCGacgcaggtggcggcggcctaCGGGCGCGTCTTCTCCTACTGCCTCGGCGACCGCATGTCCCGCGCCAAGGACAGCTCCTCCCACCTCGTGTTCGGCCGTGCGCCGGAGCTGCCGTCCACGGCGTTCACCCCGCTGCGGACGAACCCGCGGCGGCCGAGCCTCTACTACGTGGACATGGTCGGCTtcagcgtcggcggcgagcgtgTCACCGGATTCTCCAGCGCCAGCCTCGCGCTGGACCCGGCGACCGGGCGCGGCGGCATCGTGGTCGACTCCGGCACGGCCATCTCGCGGTTCGCCCGGGACGCGTACGCGGCGGTGCGCGACGCCTTCAactcgcgcgcggcggcgggcgggatgCGGAAGCTGGCCGCCAACTTCTCGGTGTTCGACGCGTGCTACGACCTCCGCGGGAGAGGCCACGCCACGGTCCGCGTGCCCAGCATCGTGCTGCacttcgccggcggcgtggacaTGGCGCTGCCTCCGGCGAACTACCTCGTCCCCGTGGAGGGCAGCGATCGCCGGACGTACTTCTGCCTGGGGCTCCAGGCGGCGGACGACGGCCTCAACGTGCTCGGCAACGTGCAGCAACAAGGGTTTGGGGTTGTGTTCGATGTGGAACGGGAAAGGATCGGTTTCGCGCCAAACGGATGCTCAGCCTGA